The Henckelia pumila isolate YLH828 unplaced genomic scaffold, ASM3356847v2 CTG_461:::fragment_3, whole genome shotgun sequence genome window below encodes:
- the LOC140871976 gene encoding uncharacterized protein yields the protein MPKEFFNKAKAVKLRSHLGKYLIADDDHISTWQSRNGAAVNARWLVELVESNSHVIRLKSCHNRYLTASSRHFFPGMTGRKVLQTMPENHTKDLAIEWQPIRDGFQVKLRALIGGTYLSANGGAPPWRNTVTHNSPCTCGC from the coding sequence ATGCCAAAGGAATTCTTCAACAAAGCCAAAGCAGTGAAACTGAGAAGCCACTTAGGCAAATACTTAATAGCAGACGATGATCACATCTCCACATGGCAGAGCAGAAACGGCGCCGCCGTGAACGCCCGGTGGCTGGTGGAACTCGTCGAAAGCAACAGCCACGTAATCCGCCTCAAAAGCTGTCACAACCGCTACCTCACCGCCTCCAGCCGCCACTTTTTTCCCGGCATGACTGGTCGCAAAGTCTTACAAACCATGCCGGAAAATCATACTAAAGATTTGGCGATCGAGTGGCAGCCGATACGAGACGGGTTTCAGGTGAAGTTGCGGGCGTTGATCGGGGGGACTTATCTGAGTGCTAACGGCGGTGCACCGCCGTGGAGGAATACGGTGACACATAATAGCCCTTGTACGTGCGGGTGCTAA